Genomic DNA from Apis mellifera strain DH4 linkage group LG6, Amel_HAv3.1, whole genome shotgun sequence:
ACGCCGCGTCGTGCGCACACACTCGTGTCCACTCACACTCCTGCACGCACATATACACATACCCTATTAAGCTATTTTCACTCGCGTTATATATTCTTCCCCCCTCCTTATTCCattctcttctccctccctttccttccacgataatattatctacacatatagataataattaatatctatctaGCCGATAGTCACACACAACTCTCGCCGAACGAAGGACGCGATTAACTAAATACACGAATTTCTCTCCCTcatagtttctttctttctctcaccTGAAATGGCTGGAAAAATTCGACTCGAaatggtggaggaggaggtggtggtggtggcggcggcggcggaggcggcggtggtggtgatggtggtggcgGCGGTGGCCGAGGAAGGGCTGGATCTCTCGCACGTGCCCATGTCCGTgtcctcctcgtcctcctcgtGGATCGCGTCGCTGCTCGGGCTGCGACTCATCGGGGAGTCGCCGCTGCTGTTGGAGTGCGAGTGCGGCCTGTGCATGCCCGTCGACATGGACAGATCCTCCGGCTCCGTCTGTTCCGGCAGATCGACCATGGGTATACCGGACAGGTTCAACGGTATGGGGATGGAGGCGGTGAGGACGGGGCTCGGCAACTGGCGATGCGCCGATCTCACCGTCGCCTCCCTCGCCTTTCTTGCGATCAACGCGGGGAgggttgtcgtcgtcgtcgtcgtcgtcgtcgtcgtcgtctcgGGCTCCTCTATCTCGACATCGATATCTATGTCGATCTCCTCGTCGAGATCGTCGCTGGCCAACGAGGGGGACGTGACCTGCGATCTCGATATGTGACCGGACGCGTTCAACCCTTGGGTGCCGCACTTGTGGTGCATCAGGTGATGCCTCCGTCTGAATCTCATCTGGCAATGCTCGCACTCGAACGGTTTCTCCCCCTTGTGGATCAGGAGATGAGCCTTCAGCTGGTTCGAGTCGCTGAATTTCGCGGCGCAAAGCTCGCACGCGTACGGCCGTTCGCCGGTATGGACGCGCAAATGGCGGCGCAGGTTGGCAACCTGGACGAATTGCCGGTCGCAATGGCTGCAGTGATACGGCTTCTCGCCCGTGTGCAGCCGCATGTGGGTCTTGAGGTGGTGGTCCCGTGTGAATCTGTAATATTTAAGCAGAGAGGATTTGCTTTATTCACTGGATACAGTTTCATAGATGtggagaaattgaattaaattttcgatcgttcgtgaaaaatcaaaatctctTGTTTCGTTTTGCGAACGAAATTTTAGGGAGATGTTGTGCATTATCCGTTTTGCATAAAGTGGATATAATAAGGTAAGCGGGGAAAAGGTAAGTTGAATATTTGAAGagttgatcgatcgatggagtaaatatatcgatatcggTTTTAAGGCCACTAGACTTTTATGTTTCAGATGGAAATATCGCGCTCGCAATTTGCATCTTCGGTACGTTGAATAAAGAACGATAACGTAAAGTAAACACAAAGTGAGAAGAAATAAGGGAGAAACATGACAACGACgtgaaaaactttaaaaattatttttgtttctcgccgaatcgaaatataatataaaatttatcataaatagaaaataaaattctccctTATGCTTTCTACGTTTCTTTACATGTACAATTATCCAGAAACAATTCTCGAGATATAATAATCCTTTCTCACCTTTTATGACACTCAGGGCACTCGAAAGGTTTCTCCCCCGTGTGCGTGCGCTCGTGGTTTTGCAACACGTGTTTGTAACCGAACGATCTGGAGCACACTCCACAGGTGAACACCTTGTCCCTTCCGTCTTTGCCCACCTCGGGGCTGACCGAGATGGGCGGGCTGAGCGGCGCCGTTCCCTCCAACGGTGCCTGCACCACGTCCATCGCCTTCGACGATTTCTGCGCCTTCTTCTTCGCCGTTTGACCCTTCCTCGAGATCCTGTCTCCGCTGCTGCTCACcacgttgttgttgttgttattgttgttgttgttgttgttgttggcggtggtggtggtggtggtggtggtgacgGTCTGATTGTTGCCGCGTCTGGACGTGGATTTCGAGCTCAACGCGGGCGACACGGGGCCGGGAGAGTGGTGGAGCGGCGAAGGGGGCGAGGAGGCGGTCGGCGGTGCCCAACCGCCGAACAACGTCTGATGCTGCCTGTACAGAGACGGGCTGGCCGCGAGGGTGGCGTGCAACGACACGGGGATACCGGCGGCCATCAACGCCGCCGTTCTGCTCGCCGCGAGCAATTGCTGAGGGGTGAGCATGGACAAGCCTGCAGCCGTGCTTCCCATTCCGGGGAACATCACCTGGGACGTGTTGTTGTTCAACGGCGGTGACAGTGGTTGCTTCTCGGATTCCTGTTTCATGTCGAGATGCTGCCCGCTTATGAGTCCtggggagaaaagaaaatggagaaataGTTTCATAAGgttttttctccttcgatATTTGTAGAGAAATTGTTGAACGAACGCGTTTTGAGATACTGTCTATTGTTCTTATATCGAAGTCCAAATACTATTGATCGAAAAGATTTGTCTTTTTATTAAGTCATTCGTAGAGAGAACTTGTttcacttatttattaaaaattgataaaattgtataaagatttcattttataatatgattttaatttaaagaaaaaatatataattctatcagTTTGGTACTTTATCGGtatctgtaaaaaataaaaaatttctatgcaATAATTTCTTACATCTTTCCATAGGCATCCATGTGACGCAGGCAAAACAAACTAGAACGATATCATCGCTGAATATGTTTACTTGCTaacaaaaggaaagaaaggagattCGAAAGATACAGATTTCCGGAAATCGTCCGACGGTTTGACGAGTGGCGTGGCGTTTCGCAACAAATCGCATGCCGCTGGATACGATAGACGCGTGTACGACAATGCGCAAAAAGAACGAACGTTCCGTACGTGTACGGAATCGTGCGAcgatctttttctccttcgtaTACGCCACGTATCCTCCCTCTCGCTTGTTCCGCCATTCGGCGATATTCTCCTCCTTGTTCCTCCCTCTCAGCCCTCCCACACACGATGCTCACACGTGAGCGAGAAGCTCGGTCCTCCTCCATTCACTCACACTATCGTACGGTACGGTTCATTCATAAGCCTCGACTTCCCACCCACGTCATCGCGATGTACCCGCCTCTCTTCGACTTGAGGCCAACGACTCTGTGAAAGTGCAAGCAATGCCAGTGCATTCTGCGAATGTCTCCACGTGGTTTTTTTCacagaaaatggaattttccCTGATGATATTCGCGATACGAGTTGCCGATTCGAGATTCAACATCACTTTTCGAAGTTTTGGGAAATTTTGATTGGGAATAtacaatatcgaaattttattggtTCTTGATTTTTagatcgattgaaaatttttttgtacctcttcgaatataaaataatgttgttgttgttgaagttaaaattttcttccagtTTTTACGGAGCGATTTTAGCGAAATGTTACGAaggataattttaacattctcGAAAAAGAGCAACCCTCGTATTAGGGTTACACCTTCCGATGATTGCTTATCCGCGTGATCGGCGAGGCTCGACGgggtaattgaattaataagagGCTTGGTTGCGAAATTAACGGacataagataaattatgataacgacgaaatataattcgatgGTACATTTACATTCGAGAgggaatttcttttccttggAAACGCTTTTCTTTGCTACTTGTTCAGAGGAAGAAAGTATAAATCGAATTCGAGAGATAATTGTGATTATTCGAGACTTTTAACGGGCCACTTGCAATCTACATGCGAGATGAGACGAaggtttaatttaagaaaacaatGAATCAACCGACCATGCTTCGCCGCCACTTACTAATTAATGGGCCGTTTAGAAGAGGGACCCGTAATGAGACCCGTTGAATCAATAAGGGCGCGTAAGAtctattctctttcttctctaccCTAAAAACTCCCTTAACGTGGCCTAAGATTCTTACAGCCTACAATCGCCGTTTCCCGGCAACACGACCAGGAGAGTACCGCCCCCGCTCGCATCCCTACCCTAATTGGTCGCAACCCCAATATTCCGTTCCGAATCCCTTTCCCTCAGgtctgaataaaaatttcttcttgctGGGCTCTTTTTTTTACCGTTATACACGGAACGTGAATTTAACGATTTGTGGAAAATGCGTggattttgtcaatttttcatacgcgtaattaattttatattaaaacgctattttattttcatttactgATCATACATGGtatttatattggaaaagaaagatttcgaTATATCtgaatatcatattttcgtatatttttatattaatataatttataatattattttccgaatgttttttacattaatatttttaataagtttattaaatagcCAGAATTTTGAGGGATTGTACAATTTGTGTTACACGTTACAAAATATTGCACAAGTATTGCAGCAATTttcaagtaaatatatatttaacgatagatcaaagatataaaatatatatgatgattTGCAATTTGTATAGTAACTCGAATAAAATCACGTTGaccataaaatatatctagttCTTAAAAAATCCCTAAGAAATTAGACCGTGccttttttcacaattattttttaaaagacatACACATGTGAATTTTAACACAATTTATTCAGAAAAACgcctttaaattttaaccatctattaaatttacatacaatTCGTTATTTGTTAATCGTTCGCGATTCCGTTCTTTAATTTGACCGCGTTTATTAAATGCGCAACTGAatatgcgcgcgcgcgcctcgAATAAATATACCGTTGCACTTTGTTTATAACCTAGAAAACGCGTTCACAGAGACGACCGACGTCAGTGGCCGCACACTTCACGCTTTCGAGCATTTTCGTTGCAATTACGCGGGAGCGTGGCTATTTTTGGACGACGGTTGCAATCGCGAAATACGTCGAGCCTCATTTTCTCGAACTCggctctcctctccttcccgTCGAGTAATTTCGCGTCTTCCTGGATTATCGATGTTTACAATGTGTCACAACACGAGCATGTCCCCGCGAGCGCTTTTAGACTTTGGCGTTGAGCCAGTGTCGTTAACATGTCCTCTAAACTCGAAAACCTTAAATGTTCTTCTTTCCGTTTCTGTCTGCCTTGTGGATCGTGATAAATAACGATTAGGCCACCGAATGTCGAATAAAACACGAAGAAAGATGGTATCTTTGTCGTAGATATCGAGACAAACGAGAAACTACgtatcttttttgttttcgatCGGATGTGACGCGTGTTCTGCGatgaatttcatcgaaattacttataaaacgtttaaatcgattatcgatttacGCGAAAGACGAAATGCCGATGTGGCGattgcgatatttttttcgataaaatattgttgatcCGACATTCGTGTACGAAGTTTCGCGACGCGTGAGAGTGGGTGGATATACAAGTGACGGCCGTAACGTACCTGCGTTAATTTGCGCCTCTTGAAGATAAGACAGTGCCATTGTACGACGTGTTTTCACCATAAGAACACATAACACAAGAACACATAAGAAAGATCGCTTTTTACGCTGCCCTGATGATTcaagttcttttttattccaaatacgGATGATGAGAAACCACTGGGAAATTATCGAATTCTCTTCGTGATAAACTGcgacgatatttttcttgacGATTCTGTTTCGACGTTTGTAGTGAAACTGGCGCGTGTCCCATGGAACCAAGCAGGTgaagaaaaatgaacaaaaaaaaaaaaaaaaaaaagaaagggaaaaacgaaCAAAAGGATAAACAAGGTACGTAAAAACGTGTTACTATTCTACTATAAACAACAAATGTCGCCGTTCGACCACGAAGAACGACGACAGCCAACGATGTTACTCTGGGCTGACCTAACCCAATACTAACTGACAATCGAGTCGCGCTCACTGTAGTCAAACATCCCCCACTTCGATCCTGGTCCCCCCACCAGGCACTCCGTATCCCCACTCTCGTCGGTCTTCTCTACCCTCTCGAATCGCAACCCTAGATGCGCGAGTCGCAGAAACGTACCTCGTTGGGGGATAAAGCGAGCCGCAGCGTGCATTAGACGAAGGCAGATATAGTGGAAGACGTTGAGGGTAGCGTAAGAGAGAAGATACTTGGAGAATACGATGAGATGATGAACGAGGACAGAGAAAGGGATCGAGGAGAGAGTGAACGAGAAACAATGACAGACAGGATGAACCTGCGACCGTGATCTTTAAGAGTGGGGGGCGTTTACGAGTATAGCGAACTTGTATACTTCTCTCGTCGTGTTACGATGAACGAGGACGGCTATAGAAGGCGGGTAATCGGTGAAACCTGTGAGAGAAAAGATAGGGAGTGGACGAGACGTGACGGAGAGGGAGAAAGCGAGCTTGACAATGTTCTGCAACTATAAACCAAGCCTGTGTGTTGTCGCTCACCCTTTCAAATCGCAAGAAacaaaaacgataaaaaaaatcaagagagGTGTAAAAGGAGATTGTTACAAAAAGCAAACCGTTTTTTGCGTGATAGTTCCAATTTTATTCCGTTTGATTTTGTGAAGAAAGttgtgaaatgaattttcttcgtcttcgaacaaatttttttgtatcaatcctttaatattcataatgatGACTCTaagtataaagaataataataaaaaaaaaattctttttattaaaaatatgattgttaATTAGTACCTATATTCAATGTgcagttatatataaaacttatacaAAACGTGATCGAATGTTATgacttgatattaatattgatataatattaaatacgattttaataatgttttacaCGAATAGTTAGAAagctaattattaaaatacgatatatataaatacacatatatatgtagctataataaaatatagaatatataagtatatatacaataggataaaataatagatggCCAAATATTTAGTATCCAATCAATGCCAAATACATCATAGATATTTACTCTTTGCTTTAACAAATGAATATCGTATCACTatctaataatgattattaaaaaacatgacCGTAAATCGTTAAAAGCTTAAAAACGTTTCTCACGTACAATATAAtagctttttatttattctaggTACATACTGATTCGCAAATCTCGCGTcgtttccgtttttttttacgtCTTACGTCCGTAAGAATTTCGTAGGACTTTAACACCACTCTTAATAATTCAGCTGCGGTCGATAAGGATCGCAGTCGCGAAAACATTTACGACTCGCCACGTCTACAAACTTACTACGTCTCCTTTGAAGCTCGACGACGTGTCGTCGTTGCAACGATAGACGGGCGCGTGACATTAAATATGCAGCGATCAACGTATCCACACTGATTAGACGCGATACACTTGCAAGACTACTAAGCACtatttttcgttgaaaacAAACTGTTCAAAGTCATATTAtactcgaaaagaaaaaagaacattcCTCATCGATACGAAATAAaagatgataaagaaaaaaagaaaaatctgaacGAAACTATTTCTCTCCGATCGCGAAAGTATATTCGCGAacgttttttttcctattttcttttttcttttttgcatcGATACCGatgatgaaacaaaaaaatgacggggaaagaagaaatccaaaaaaagaaaaaaatctcttcgctcgaatcaaaaataaaaaaaaaaaaaaaaaacaaatctcgTTAGTCGATCGTTCACGGTTCCTCGACACATTTTTCACGTACCACCGTCTCTTTCAACCGGCGAACAATGCAATTTACGCAGGCCACGGCGGTGGTATCGTCGCGAAACGGCAGGGATTTCACGTTGGTCGCGACTTCCGTGCTGCGATAACGTGGAAAGGTGTAGTGTACAATGGTAGTCGAAAAAGCACAGGGCTTCCACTGTTTTTTCGGAAAAAACGAATTCTATCGAAacacccctccctctcttccttccttccttccttcgtgtTTCAACATCGTAACCCTGGGGGTTggactctctttctctatctctctctctctctcctaagCCTCGGGGGTGAAAAGTAGGAGAGACACGCTCGCGCGTGCACGCGTTCTCCTCCTCTCACCTGCCCGTGTTCGGGCGTGCGATGCGCGTGCCTGTATAGGGATCACGGCACGCGAGTTTACGATAAAAAACTGGGAAGAATGGCTTTTGTATAGGTTCGATCTTTCAGGTGTGTGcacgcgtgcgtgcgtgcgtgcgtgcgccTCGATTCTATAAGTGTTGTTTGATATTTCCATTCGATTCTGTTGCCGATGCTTGAAGCagatttttttagatagatcgatagaaatttcgaaaataggaAAGGGAGACGATGATGATTTCGAAAcgcaattctattaatttttttattaattccctTGAAatgcgatcgatcgaaaaaataaaatgggaaAGTTTCTTGTATCTCTTCGTTATTACTTGGTGATccatgaaaattgatttctgactaagatagaatttttttttttgtgaccagtttatctttcttaatcctatgttgaatattttattgtgggagcaaacgatttttaaaaggGACGTAGTAAAATCAAGAagcattttcgatatttaataaattattgtaacgaAGAAGGCAAgtgtattttatagaaaatctgttgtcttttataaaaaaagagtcGAAGAAAGatgagagaaaattaattctattttcgaaTTCCATTTTCTTAGGACAACATGTTACGTTACAATTTTCGtattgacaaaaaaaagaagagaaaaaagttgCGTTCACAGAAAAATCGTTCACAATTGCAACATTATTAGCAATTATTACGATACTTAACCCTTGGGCTTTTGACACGAAAACCTTTACCTGATGACCCCCTACTGCGTGTCGAATGAGATTTCTAACTCTTTAGCTATTACGCGCGTTGTTTTGCGAAACGGAGGCGGAAAACTCGAAATTcgccagaaaaaaaaaaaaatacgcaaATCGATCAACACGACGATGTGATCTATTTCCAAATTGATCGTCGCggagatataaaatttcctgatataaaaatgataaaaatttaagacaaGAAGAtggacaaaattttaaaaatatgttcgaAAATAGTCTAACGACCAACGGCAATTTTAGTGGCAATAAAACGGACGTAGGGTTGTACGAATCCAGTGCTAAAAGTCACAGGGTAACGTTGTTACAGCACCGTTTCTGAcctctataatattttactctttctctctttccctctctttccctcctatTATTCTCCTTCcgtctccctttctttctctctctctaatacTAAAACTGCTATACGATTGTCCTTCGAGGAAAGGTTTCTCATCTCTGACGAAAACGGAAGTAAAAGTAGTAAGGGGAGCACGAGAACGAAAAACGAGGAGAGGATAATACcgacaattaaaattactgaAGGATTGACTGCTCCAGTTTGGTACAAAAGAAGAGGTAAAGgaaatctttctcttcctcccccctccacccCAATATTCTTTTAAGGTAAACAGACTTATTGGAAGGTATTGGAACTTTTATAATCTTACAAGCGTATATTATCAGGTATGAAAATATTGGGGGGTCCAGCCAGGCTTTGTGAAGAGAAAATGcgatgaaagagaaaaggtGTAtacctcttcttctccttgtattcctctctctctccttccctcgtATGGAAAACTGAACTGGAAATTTCCCTCTTCGTCTAAAGTTATGGTCGATATATAGGATTCTCTTTCGGAAAGCGAGAAGAAAGGGCACGTTTTATTTCACCATTTTAAATACTAGGTGACCTGTAAAACTTGTATTTTTCCTCCAAAATAAATGGCAGTTATTGTGACACTTTTCACGGGGGTcgcttttaacattttttaattagatttatgaTGGTGTATTGCGtcggtttattttattacttggtGAAATATTGCACCTCTGTGCACGCCAACTTCGCAGTTAAAATTTCCTCCGCTTAACATtgctttcatttttcatttcggtAACAGTTTCAACTTTCGTTCGTTTTTATacctttaaaattagaaataataaatttagaaatatcctCGTATATATTGTTCGTTTCTTTGCAGAAAGATTtcgtaagaatttttaattatcattttttttccttttcattttaaagagtcaaactttatttcaaacaagaaaaattcaaaattttttcgtttcataatttttctttttttttctttctatatattacgAAGAGAAACACCGTTTGCACCGAAATCTCGTATTCGGCGTATCTTCGTATCTTCtccaaaaatatcttcttcgtttcttcgtgGACAGATACAAACAAACTAGTCCTCTATAATCTGGATAATCCAACGAGCTGTGCGAAAGTAACGTACACATGTCTTCGTCCGAGGACAAAAATACACAACGATGCCTCTCTTGTTCCGTGTTGCCctgttttctaatttttatatatatacgccaTGAACCGACGTGCtccttatatttctttatactaTACACttggtaataaaaaataatgctttAAGTAAAGTACTTTTAGTTGTACTCgacatattttgaaattaaattaaaaaccaacaaatattttccattgtacaaaatcatttttttcctttttcaatacCATTACGTataaatggattaaaattcctaaaaattttaaactaatcGTAGAAacgataatgaaatttcattaaagataaaaagtaaAGTTTAAAGATCTTTCGtgatgtatattaaaaaaaaaaaaagggagaagaaaaatcgggaagtttaaaaaaaaaaaattatcaaagttaAAATCATCAAATCTCCTCCATTGGAATGAACGAAAAATCGGCCAGTTTTTGCGATGAgcgatgctttttttttcagcgAGTGAGACGAGGAAATTCTAACGGAAACACGGAAATACTCCAATTTATGCAAACCAATCTACCTTGAAATCTGCCTATTGTCAACCGGAACCGCTTTACATAGAGAGAGCACACCACGCTATATAGATTAAATCGATATCTTGATCTGCGGTTGACGAGCAACCGTTGGTCACGGTTTTCGCCACAAAGAACTTGTACGAGTCAGCTCTGGAAAAGTTTCGGTTGCGTCTCTCGAGTggactctttctctttttcctcctcttttttttttttttcccttccctcctcccaaTCGA
This window encodes:
- the Kr gene encoding protein krueppel isoform X1 — translated: MVKTRRTMALSYLQEAQINAGLISGQHLDMKQESEKQPLSPPLNNNTSQVMFPGMGSTAAGLSMLTPQQLLAASRTAALMAAGIPVSLHATLAASPSLYRQHQTLFGGWAPPTASSPPSPLHHSPGPVSPALSSKSTSRRGNNQTVTTTTTTTTANNNNNNNNNNNNNVVSSSGDRISRKGQTAKKKAQKSSKAMDVVQAPLEGTAPLSPPISVSPEVGKDGRDKVFTCGVCSRSFGYKHVLQNHERTHTGEKPFECPECHKRFTRDHHLKTHMRLHTGEKPYHCSHCDRQFVQVANLRRHLRVHTGERPYACELCAAKFSDSNQLKAHLLIHKGEKPFECEHCQMRFRRRHHLMHHKCGTQGLNASGHISRSQVTSPSLASDDLDEEIDIDIDVEIEEPETTTTTTTTTTTTLPALIARKAREATVRSAHRQLPSPVLTASIPIPLNLSGIPMVDLPEQTEPEDLSMSTGMHRPHSHSNSSGDSPMSRSPSSDAIHEEDEEDTDMGTCERSSPSSATAATTITTTAASAAAATTTTSSSTISSRIFPAISGERKKETMRERNSCI
- the Kr gene encoding protein krueppel, translated to MALSYLQEAQINAGLISGQHLDMKQESEKQPLSPPLNNNTSQVMFPGMGSTAAGLSMLTPQQLLAASRTAALMAAGIPVSLHATLAASPSLYRQHQTLFGGWAPPTASSPPSPLHHSPGPVSPALSSKSTSGDRISRKGQTAKKKAQKSSKAMDVVQAPLEGTAPLSPPISVSPEVGKDGRDKVFTCGVCSRSFGYKHVLQNHERTHTGEKPFECPECHKRFTRDHHLKTHMRLHTGEKPYHCSHCDRQFVQVANLRRHLRVHTGERPYACELCAAKFSDSNQLKAHLLIHKGEKPFECEHCQMRFRRRHHLMHHKCGTQGLNASGHISRSQVTSPSLASDDLDEEIDIDIDVEIEEPETTTTTTTTTTTTLPALIARKAREATVRSAHRQLPSPVLTASIPIPLNLSGIPMVDLPEQTEPEDLSMSTGMHRPHSHSNSSGDSPMSRSPSSDAIHEEDEEDTDMGTCERSSPSSATAATTITTTAASAAAATTTTSSSTISSRIFPAISGERKKETMRERNSCI